The following coding sequences lie in one Candidatus Coatesbacteria bacterium genomic window:
- a CDS encoding 6,7-dimethyl-8-ribityllumazine synthase: MAVHQGQLVGEGKSIGIVVSRFNEFITSKLLGGALDALTRHRVAAGDIDVYWVPGSWEIPATAKRLAPKYDAVICLGAVIRGGTPHFDYVAAEVAKGVAAVGLESDKPVVFGVLTTDTIEQAIERAGTKSGNRGADAALTALELIDLYANIG, encoded by the coding sequence ATGGCCGTCCATCAGGGACAGCTCGTCGGCGAGGGGAAGAGTATCGGCATCGTCGTCAGCCGCTTCAACGAGTTCATCACCTCGAAGCTCCTCGGCGGGGCCCTGGACGCCCTGACCCGGCACCGGGTGGCCGCGGGCGACATCGACGTCTACTGGGTCCCCGGCTCCTGGGAGATCCCCGCCACGGCCAAGCGCCTGGCACCGAAGTACGACGCCGTCATCTGCCTCGGCGCGGTCATCCGCGGCGGCACCCCCCACTTCGACTACGTCGCCGCCGAGGTCGCCAAGGGCGTGGCCGCCGTCGGCCTGGAGAGCGACAAGCCCGTCGTCTTCGGCGTGCTGACCACGGACACCATCGAGCAGGCCATCGAGCGCGCCGGGACCAAGTCCGGTAACCGCGGCGCCGACGCCGCCCTGACCGCCCTCGAGCTGATCGACCTCTACGCGAATATCGGCTAG